The Capsicum annuum cultivar UCD-10X-F1 unplaced genomic scaffold, UCD10Xv1.1 ctg4987, whole genome shotgun sequence DNA window TTCAAGTGATAGATTAACGTTTGGTCAAGCTTTAAGGATTTCTCTTAAGGTTTAATCGTATTGTTATGACATCTAGATTATCCTATTGTTTTGGTGAGTTTACCATGGTAGATGGATATCCAGacttgagaaatttttttgtaaatattaggtttgataaatttattttgttgtaatttctgatctattattatctattatttttattattatccgTGATATGATAGTTCACATCATAAGAAATGGTCAAGATATTAATACGTCACATATGACTTGACATGAAGCACACGTGTAAAGCACGTACATTTGACTAGTATAAAAAAAGTGTGATGGTAATTCTTTTGCTTGGTTGTGAAATTAGTTTCATTCTATCGGTTAGTGtgatatttaaagaatttttaattCTAGAAAATATTTATATGTCATAAAAGATAGGATGAAATGCACAAATACCCAATTTTTGGATCACCTTTCAAGTTGTAGTcgaagttaatttttttttgttaaatacaCCCACTTTGAAATCACTTCGGGCATATAGATGAAGTTGTGAAAACTTGTGTCTAAAGTTTGATACACGtcgaacattttattttttttttaagtatggCCTTTTCAAAGTtaaacatcaaatattttttcctagACTACTGACTTGTTAAGATCAACTTAAGATATTTTTGACTGAAGTTGTGGCCCTGACTAGATCAAACTTCAGCCAACTTTGTAACCTTCAGCAAGACCTAACATCCATTTAATatacatttattttttgtattagaAATTGAAGATGCATTTTTGCAAAATATTATACTTCAAATGTTgtaaggtaaaaaaaatattattgtacaACAActaagaggaagaagaaaaatgacgaggagaaaaaatagagtaaaagCTATCTTGTCTAAAATTACTTATACTTTGCATACCAatcagaatttttgaaaaaaaatgaatatagaCTTAATGAGGATGACCAAATAAGGTGACTTGTGATAATTTTACTAAAAAGACAAATTATCTATTATTGTTGAAAGTACACCAGATTGAACAAAATGATATGACTCTTGAGTATCCTTAATACAAAGAGAAAATGACATGGGCGGCCATTAAGAGAAATGATGGTTCATGTTTGAGTcatgtatcatttttttttgtttaatttatgttttattaataattaaattgtCAATAAAAGAATGGATCAACCCATCCTAAAATCCAACACAAAATCTAAAAGAACCGGGTAGGTCCAATCCAAAACCCAGCCCATGTATATGTAATACACATATAAAATTCGTGTAGGGTTTCCTAAAGGATCTAGGATAAGCTCACTACATTACTCCTCGCCTCTTCCACATCTTCTCCCTTTGCCAtgactttcttcttcaatctccagttaaaacttcttcttctttgggTGGTGAATGCGTCTCCAGCTTTTAAAGTAAGTTTCTTCCTTCCCTTCTATTTCTTGAGACTAACTTTGTGCTTACTTAACACATCTTTCTTGCAATATCAGCTGAGATCTCCGGTACTAAGGTGTATGAAAAGCTTTTTGGTGCACAAAAATAGGGTCTAGTCTGCTTAGGCCTGGTCATCATTCCTGGTAAGCTTGCTAGATATTTTTTGCTAAAACTATTAAGAAATCTAAAGAATAACATCTCATTTTAACCAGTTCTGGGAGGTAAGGAGATAAAGAGATGCTCGGACCCACTAGAGCTTTGATGATGCCACGAACCGAAGTTGCATATGTTAACAATTTGACCATGGACCCCTGATCTACGGAGAGATCTTTTTGATGGCTGGTTACTTAGGCTAAGtagcatttatttttatttgttctccATTTTGTATAGAAGAATGTGAAAAACTGTACTAGCCTATCCAGTCTGTAGAATGAGGTGTAACTGCTAGCCTTAGATAAGATGTCTATTACTTATCATTGTTTAATATTCTCTTAGTTGTCCTAGTCAGTTGATGAAATGTTGTATATGTGAACTTCTTATGCTCCACTGCCATATTAGCTAAGTAGTCTGCTAGCTAGTTCCCCTCTatatatgtatgaactatgtgcaCTTGATTGCTTTTAATTAATCTCtatgttttcattattatatCCTCGATCTTCCATGGTATTTTCAACTCCTTGCTAAGAATCTTCTTTATTGCTAGTGAATCAGTCTGTATTATTACTCTACTTTATCCTGATATGCTACAATATTTAGTTGTATTCCAAATAGTAATTGCTTTTGCTTCTATACGAGTTGCATCCTCAATAGCTGCTCCTTCCGCATACAATAGATCTATTTTTTCATCTCTTAGGCAGAATTCCTAAGAATTTCTCCTAGATTACCTTTTGAAACatcatttgtattatattttacTCATCCTAGCCTTGGGAGCTCCCACAATACACATATAGCCTTGATTCTAGGTTTCaattgactaagttgttgcaTAATGCTTAGACAATCTCCCCAAAAATCTAGTGTTGGTTTTCTCACCTTAAGCAATATCCTCAGATGCCTTGTAACATTCATGATCATCCTATGTACTGATACTCcttttctttcatgcttcagtGCATTCCTCATTCTTCATATTTCCTATAATATCATAGCTTGTACTGCTCAATAGTAAGTTTTTTCCCTTGGATTCACATCTGCATTCCACCATGCATACATTACATATCTCAAACTCAGTCCTTGTATACCAATActtgcaaaaaaagaaaaataggaccaagtcctgttagcaTAATCTGGTCCAGTAGCATATGAGTCACATTCTCCTGTGTTAGATTTCGACAACACCAACACATTGAAGGACCTTCCACTCCCCATATCCTAATAGTAGCGTCAACTAAAATCTTCCCTTTCTATATTCTCCACATGAAGAAGCTTATTTTGAAAGGCATTCCTTTTATCCACATCTTTTTGTATAACTCATTAGGATTCTCTTTATACCTGACATAGTGCCATGCTGATTTGATACTAAAATTCCCCATTGTATCTAATGTCTATACTTCCTTGTCATTCTACATTTCATTCTGAGGAGTATTCATATTCTGAGTTATATGATCCACCATTTCCTCTGGCACCACTTCCTGAAGTTTCAGTACATCCCAATGTCTTCCTTAATAAAGTCTTTTACTATCTGAAAATCATTATCCCATTCTCTGGTAACCTCCACAATGGAATATAAATCACCTAATCCTATCCagttatcatactaaacatgtgAATTTCCTCCTTTTATTTTCCACAAAATCACATGATCTATTAAATCCCATGCTTGTAGCATATTTTTTCAAACTTAGGCTCTACCTCCTGAACATAACTTCCTTAGGGTCTAATTTACTGCAGTAATTATTCATCATGTACTCACTCCATATAGACCTCTTCGTTCTAAAGTTCCACCAAAGATTACAAAATAGTATTGTTGATACATCATGAAGACTCCTAAACCCAAGACCACCTTCCACTTCTGGTACACACATCTTAGACCAAGCCACCCAGTGTCTGCATTTTCCTTCCTCATTAATACtctaaaattacatagaaaaatatTTCTGAATAGCATTTATCATATTCTTAGGTGGATTCATGACTGACAAGAAGTGTATTAGAATACTTTACAACACATGTTTAATTAGCACAGCCCTTCTTTCAAATGATAATAAATTTCCATTCCAAGATTGTAATTTACTGTTAATTCTATTCTTGATCAACTGATAATACTGCTTCTTCTTTCTCTTGTAGAAGACTGGGCATCCAAGATATTTAAAAGGGAATTCTTTCCTAAGTATACCTGTAGCCATTTCTGCCAAAATAATTGCACCATTAGACACCTTCTCATGAAAATACAGAGCACTCTTCTCCTTGTTAATTCTTTGCCCTGATACCAACTCATATTTCTCCAAAGTACTTGTCAGTGGTTGTAAAGTCCCTACTTCTGCTTTACAAATGataatcatatcatctgcaaAGGCAAGATGATTTAACTTAGGACTTCCTCTAGGCATGCCAAACAATTTAAAATTCTTCAGCTTTAGTAATTCCTTCAAACTTCTTGAAAACTCCTCTGCTGCAATAATAAACAAAGTAGGAGATAAAGGATCCCCTTGCTTCAATCCCTTGGAATATTTAAAGAAATCCTTAGCTGGCCATTAATCAATAAAGAATACCAATTATTTACCAGAAGCCTGTACACCATATCTATCAGCTGTTCACAAAATCCAATCATTCTGAGTACTTTTATCAGAAAAAGCCACTCCACCCTATCATAAGCCTTCATCATTTCTATCTTCATGACCATATTTGGTGGTTTTcctcttttccttattttagaaACTATTTCCAGTACTACCAAAATATTCTCAGCTATGCTTCTTTCATAAATAAACCCAGCTTGCTCCTCAGATACTATATCTGGTAGAATACACTTTAGTCTTTCCTGAATAATCCTAAAAAAGATCTTATTCATAAAATTACTAAGTGATATTAGTCTTAAGTCTGAAAAACTACTGATATTTAACTTTTTAGGTAGCAAAACCACATTAGTGTGTGTAATGAACCTTGGGAGTTCATAGACACTGAAAAATTCTGTAACCATTTGGTGTATACTAGTTGATATTATTTCCCAAGCATCTTGAAAGAAAGCACTAGTCATCTGGCCCCCCAATACTATTTTTATTCAACCCCATCACTATATATTTGACTTCCTCTAATGTTGGAACCCTTATAATACCATCATTTTGCTTATCTGTTACCATACTAGGTAGAGAATCCAATATGGAAAAATCATGACTATCCTCCTATTTTTGAAactgattttgataaaataaaacagtAGCTTCAGCAATGTCTTTCTTCTGATCTATCCATTTCCCCTCCTCATTCTGTATTTAGTTGATCCTTAGTCTAGATATTCTGCCTTTTACAATAGCATAAAAGAACTTTGTGTTCTTCTCTCCTCTTTAAACCACTGAAACCCAGCTTTTTGTTTCCATTATTCTTCCTCTTTTTTCAAATACACTGTCAGCTCAGCCTGTGTCTTGAATAAGGATGCTCTATTCTCCCCTGATGGATTCTCTTCAAACTACTTCTCCTTTATCTTGATAACCTCCTCTAGAGTAGCTATCTCttggaaaatatttccaaaaatttGTTTACTCTACTTAGCGAATACAACCTTAATTCTGTTTAGTTTATGATTAAAAACAATGAATGGATTACCATAAGCTTCCACTTTCCAGTTCTGCTTAATAACCTCCATACAAGATTCTTTCTTAAGCTAAAAATtcaagaacctaaatagtttAATTATTTGCTCTAGAAAAGTACTGCAATAAAGTAGCATAGGAGCATGATCAGAACCACTCCTAGGTAAATTTTCCACCACTAATACAGGAAAAAATTCATGTATCTTGTCATTCACAAAAGCTCTATCcaatcttttgaaaatatattcTTCTTCTACTCTTTTATTCCACCATGTAAACTTATTGTCCTTAAAATTAACTTCAACCAGATTATAGTTGCTTATGCAAAGATTGAAGTCTTCTGTTTTCTCTGCCTTATTACACTAAAATCCCCTCCTACAATCCATGGTTCATTTATAGTACAACTTAATTCTCTAAAGATTTCTAAAGCATACCTCTCTCCAATTGATTATATCTGGCATATACTAAAGTAACCATCACCACCACTCCTACATGTTGATTCTCTATTCTAAGTATTAATTGTTGCTCCTCATCACTAACTATGGTATAATCCATAATTAATTCTATGATAGCCCATATCTTTCTAGATACATTGACTGTTGCATGCTCCATCTCCAATCTTCTTTTATATATCTCAATATTTTTTCCCTCCTAAAAATGGCCTCATTAGTCCAATGAAACCAAACTGGAACCTTTTGTGCATTGTTGTTAATCTTGTAAAAGTCTTTTGAGTGTTAACTACCCTTATGTTCCAGATTAAAGCATTTATTTTGAGACTGAATCTGTTGTTTGACTCCTTTTCTGCATTGTACTATtactattttctttactttttttctccttttaccATGCTTTTGTTTCAGTGGCTTAGTCTGATTAGGAGATAAATCTCCCATCTGAGCCACCTCTTCAACATTATCTATTAAGTCCTCCTTAGCAAGATCTTCTTGCTTGCTATTAACAGCTTCCATCATGTTACTTAGCTCCATGGAAAGAGGTAcaatattttccaaaaatatgCTTCTAAGAGTTATTGTTTTGTACCAAAATCAACTCTCTTGACTAAGTCTGACTCTCTTTTTCTTCTGTAATTTTATTAGAGTCTGCAGCTTTATCATAAGATTTTTGCACCTCAGCACTATCTTATTTCTGACTCACATCCTCTCCTTCTATGTCTGGTTGTTTCTGTTGTGGATTTTCATCCTTTTCCTCAACCTTATCATTGCTGCCTTGATCTTCTATTACTGCAACTTTTGTCTTCCTAAAACTTCTATTTACCCAATCTTTGGTACTCTTCTACTCTTTTGCCTTGGTGCCCTCTATTTTTTCCTTCACAATGTCTTGTtgattcaaaacatcaaaatcattttatatttttataaccTCCTATGAATCCTTCATCTTTCCTACAATATGACCATATTGATCTTTTCTATATctactctttcttacctttcatGGATTGTTCTCCTTCTTTGATTCTTCATTAACTTCTGCATTGTGTTTTTCTTGCATTCTTTCTTCAGTAATCTGTTGAGCTTTATTTTCCTGCTGCTTCTTTTTTAATAACTCTGGATGAATATCCCAGCATGATTCCTCATCATGTCCTTGTAGATAACATTCTTTACAATACTTCCATTTATGGTGATACTGTATTTTGGTCCATTTGGATTTTATATTCCCTGTAACATTATCTTCTtcactaattttaattttatgtggCAGCTTAGCAACTAAATCAACCTGAATTTTCACCCTTGCACAACTTGGCCTCGTATGATTCCTTATGGCCATATCCACCACCAGAGGTTTACCCACTGCTAAGGCAATAGAAAATATAGCTTCTTTAGCAAAGAAGTTTGGAGAAAGATCTGGGAATGAGATCCATGCTACTCCAACTGTAGTTTACACATCCGATTCGAACCATGGATCTCATTTGAAGGCTCTTATTTGCCAATATCTGTCTCTGGATTTAATAAAATATGTAGAAGTAGATAATAATTAACCATAGTCTTTTAATTGATTCAAACGAATCAATATATGTCTTGTATCCAAAACTCCTATTGTACAGTCCCCCTTGATTGCACATTGTTTGGGTATTAACTTTCGAAGCTCATGAACATCAGGCCTTTCATAAGAGAACTTACCAATGATTGCATGTTGTAAGTTTTCTTGGACTATTAAACTCTCCACCTCAGATGACTTCCACGTAATTAATGATTCTCCATGCTGCATGATAATTGGTTTTGGTGGCACATTTACGTATTCATGCACCAAAGGTTTTGCTTTAAGTACATTCGCGTATTGAGGAACATGAATATTCTCTACAACCTACTTAGATGTGTTCTTCGGTGGGATAGACCCACCGAAAGTGGTTTCCATTCAAACGAAAATTGAATCTACGCAGACAATTATGCATGCACcgtttttagggtttttttgaCGTGAGGAATTGGGTCATCTTTAGGATGGAAGTCATGTATCATTAACTTTACTTTAGATAAAAATTATAATGACAACTTATATTTAAACTCCCTATCTCTCTCACCTCTCTCCCGCCACTCTCTCACACCTCTCACTCCCCTATCTCTTCTCTCTCCCccattttttcatttcttttttctaaatcttttctctctttttgtgcTCTTTTAAATATAAATctccttttttaatttctttttttttttaacatttgaTTTTTTTAGCGTTTCTTATTGGTTTCGTCATATGATGGAGATAGCTACAGATGAAGAGCCAATTTtgcttttcctttttaatttctaCTTCAGTAATTGAAAAATAAGGTTGTGTAGGATGTATAtagcaattatatatttgttttataAAATACATTTTTGTGCAAGATTTATaaataaactacataaaatatatatgaaaactgtataattattatataaaatatgtgtaTGAATAACTATTGCTGCTAAAGattgtatatgatgtgtatataaGCCGTATAATTCTTGTATAGGAGTGCATATGTATAATATTtctatagaaactgtatcattattgTATAATATATGCATATGAATAATTATTGCAACTAAAGGTTGTATAGGATGTGTATAGAAACTTTATAGTCGTTgaatagaatatgtatatgtatagaatatGTGTATAAAATGTATTAATGATGAATAAAAGTATTGTTGATCACGATGGAATTGTatcaatatatatcatatatgtatcatattgtatatatgtattagtattttagaatacttaaatatgtatttattgtaTCATATTGTTTAAGGTATGTATTGTATTGTATCAATATGCGTCAACACATATGGAAGCTATATCAGTACACTAGAAGAATAAGGAATTATAGTTATcctgatacatatatatagtatCAAAGATACATGTATCTGTTAATAAACATGCACTGTtttaattgtatttgaaaaagatacactcttttctttttggattatagAAAACATATGTCTATTAGTATATCATATGTGATTTATATATacaattagtatatatatatatatactatacatTGGGTATGTATTcattataaatatatacacacaaattatgcataaaaatataggcatgaaaaataattatttaaaaagagCATTGATTAAAAGATTAAGATTCTTTTTTAAAAGAGAGcataaaaaagcaaaattagAAAAACAAAGTAGGGGAGCAGCAAACTTTTGACCTGCAAAAAAGGTCCAAAAAACACACAAACAAGGAAATCAAATTCCTTGTCCATTCGATTGATAATATTTTGCAGAGGACGactatttttcatcttctttcttaatATAAATTTGATGTTCAAAGCAAAATGAAACTCCAAAGTATATCACTGAATCAGTTCAAACTGATAAAAAACTGACTtctaattgatttggttttatgttggtattaaaaaaatatatatattcacttttttaataaaataaaataaaaagtatttagTTTAATTTAAATTAACCAAATAAATGTTTAACCAAAACAGAATCAAGCCAAAATATGTGAAAAGAATTCACCTATAAATTATTTATGCATATACAAATGTTATTGTGTACATTTTTCATAATGTAAAAGCTAAAGTGCCAAGTACACATAATTTCTAGATCAACTCATTTTACATGGAGCTGGCCATAAAATTTCAATTGATATGTAATAGGCAAAAtatatttactctttttttttgtttttttctgcTTTTTAAAATGTGAAATGCACCAGTCGGGAATGTATATTATAATCATATTTACATTGTGTCACGACTCATTTTTTCAAGTCATGATGACATCTACTTTAACCACCAGTAGATAAGTCAAATCATAACCCATAATGACATGTAATAGGCTAAACAAAGGAAGACGAAAGAATACGAAATTTAGACATTCAAATAGAAAACTAAATAGCAATATATAATCATGAAAGTACTAGAagataggaaaaaataaagaaatgtgtAAAAAGAGTACCGCCACGACCTGGTAAGGTTTGTACAACAGCcactaaattcaaaaaaaatagagtactaaataatatcaaatatacAAGTAGTCTCGAAAAAGTAAAGATTGTCCAAAAATAGCAAAAGGAAAGAGTATCAACTCCAGCTTTGAAagttcaccctatctccaaattttcaaaagCAAGTTATCTAgcctaaattacacctcctaAAAGTATAACGCAATTGCTTTAAAATATAGAATCCAATAAGGTTTGGATTGGACCCACAGAGAATAGGCCAAAAATCTCACGAGCATGCTGATGTAGCCAAAAAGTACAGAAAGTAAAATGAGGAATTTTGTAACAATCAGTAGTAAAAGTAGCACTGCTTGGCAAGTAAAGTTGAAATCAGTATGAGACAATCACTAGGACTGTGTTTTCCCTGACCTCTTGACTCCATAGACTTATCGTGCTGGAAAAACTATCTCGGTGTCTTGCATgaagaatctaacaagttatgtatcccCTTTCCGTCTCTCGTCTTTGATTTGagtgaatttcactcattttctctcaattttagAGGAAACTAACCCTTATTCTAGATCCCAGATAAACTATCTTCTCTCGgtttcaagttaattagatgaagattaatagttttaaattactgttgtgatcttcttttagTAATCTCAACCTCTCTTCTGAGATAATATCGAATATAGGTAGTTTTAACGTCTGCattcatcaagaaaataatcaatacgaagaaaaccacaatacatgcacGAACACCAATTTAGAATGACTTTGTACTTTCTCTGTTTTGCTAATCCATCATGACTCACACAATCCTAGTTATGGAATTTAGCTTTTCATGATTGCAACAATACacatataatttataattaaaagcGTATGAATGACCTCACCAATAAtaaggaagaaaacaaaaatcTAAACTTTATATCAAACCCTTAAAAATCAATGAACAAGAATCCCAAGATTGAAATTGTATCTTAGAACtcaaaagtatgtaaaagtaCATAAACAAATGACAGAAAATAGGGTATTTATATTTACATTGCAGTTCTTCTAAACAAAATAGGCTAACTAAGGTCTTTAGTGAAACACCTCAAATTTTTTATCCCTGAAAATTTCTTGACCTATGAGCTTACTGCCCAGACTACGACTTTtcctacgagtcataaggtgtcaTTAAGGATCGTAGGAACCAAATTATAGCCTGACAGTGTGGAttgataaattttttgttatgaTTATGATTGGCTCCCAACAAGTCGTAAGATTCTATACGAATTGCATAGTCCCATCCATAGTCAAACTAGAGTCATGCCCAAATGTTCTGTCTTGCCTACAATTTGACCAAAGTAGTTGTAATATTTGAGTATCACTCATATTTTAAAACTCATGGACATACTAGTATGGGAGTCCATGGATTCATTCCAGACTACAACTGGAggtcacgagtcgtaaggtcGCCCATAACGACTGGGAAATaagtttttagtttttcattaagggaactttggacattatttatttttatccaaaTATGACCCATGACTTTAAAAACTTATTGGgaccctattcctactcataACACACCAAAATTACTTCACTCttctcacaaattctctcaagcaagagcGTTAGAATTTCTCAAGGTTGATTGTCTAGAGCTTCCAAGGAcaaattttctccaaaattgtGATCCTTTCAGGCATATGAttcttccccaaatcttattttatgaaaaacatgtgttttcaatagtttaattttatggatttgaatgtggatTTTGACATGAGTTGAGGATTTTGGAATGGTTGACCCCTCAAttatttttccatggttttaataagttgttcatgctttgaattgaatatttttgaactaatggTGTGCATGAGTGTGGGAATTATAATGAGGTC harbors:
- the LOC124892710 gene encoding uncharacterized mitochondrial protein AtMg01250-like, with the translated sequence MEAVNSKQEDLAKEDLIDNVEEVAQMGDLSPNQTKPLKQKHAKDFFKYSKGLKQGDPLSPTLFIIAAEEFSRSLKELLKLKNFKLFGMPRGSPKLNHLAFADDMIIICKAEVGTLQPLTSTLEKYELVSGQRINKEKSALYFHEKVSNGAIILAEMAT